A stretch of Methanofollis sp. DNA encodes these proteins:
- a CDS encoding phosphate-starvation-inducible PsiE family protein codes for MFKALDTYQKGIYYVLIGLLAIIIGFSVIELAYLVFQGLLFDESRLRLENHEILGVLGLFLLVLIGIELLETIRTYIEDHRIHVEVILLVALIAVARKIILLDSGEMNDLTLIGIGFVIIALSGGYYLVKKAKAIEKVD; via the coding sequence ATGTTCAAAGCGCTGGACACCTACCAGAAGGGGATCTATTATGTCCTCATCGGCCTCCTCGCCATCATCATCGGTTTTTCCGTCATCGAACTGGCGTACCTCGTTTTTCAGGGCCTGTTATTCGACGAATCCAGACTCCGGCTTGAGAACCACGAAATCCTCGGCGTTCTCGGCCTCTTCCTCCTCGTGCTCATCGGCATCGAACTCCTGGAGACGATCCGGACCTATATCGAGGACCACAGGATCCACGTCGAGGTGATCCTGCTCGTCGCCCTCATCGCCGTCGCCCGGAAGATCATCCTCCTCGACTCGGGGGAGATGAACGACCTCACCCTGATCGGCATAGGCTTTGTCATCATCGCCCTCTCGGGCGGTTACTATCTGGTCAAGAAGGCGAAGGCCATCGAAAAAGTGGATTAG
- a CDS encoding STAS/SEC14 domain-containing protein, whose protein sequence is MIEILPESRGGIIGFRLSGEVTDEDYTHVFIPAIDLATERYGTVRVLVDIVDYKGEDFGAMTDDLVQSIKEPSVEREAIIGDEEWEKRLLSVQPAFFLFSTTDVRFFRPERRQEAWRWIGEGIVHLVRAPVPGPR, encoded by the coding sequence ATGATCGAGATATTGCCGGAGAGCAGGGGAGGCATCATCGGGTTCAGGCTAAGCGGGGAGGTCACGGACGAGGACTACACCCACGTATTCATACCCGCGATCGACCTGGCGACCGAACGCTATGGCACTGTCCGCGTGCTGGTCGACATCGTTGACTACAAGGGGGAGGACTTCGGGGCGATGACCGACGACCTCGTCCAGAGCATAAAGGAACCTTCTGTCGAGCGCGAGGCGATCATCGGCGATGAAGAGTGGGAAAAACGGCTGCTCTCCGTACAGCCGGCGTTCTTCCTCTTCTCGACCACCGACGTCAGGTTCTTCAGGCCCGAACGCCGCCAGGAGGCGTGGAGGTGGATCGGGGAGGGCATCGTCCACCTGGTGAGGGCGCCCGTTCCCGGCCCGCGCTGA
- a CDS encoding transposase: protein MHDASWGRFYSYLAYKTESAGTKLVKVDPRNMSQMCSNCGSIVKKTLSERVHECPYCGFVADRDYNATVNIHRVGMEQPFEPVEMRSISRAVETVPLHHISVMQVLSMKQEATPNRRVVVHLAHKIKIKIVGNSRQLN, encoded by the coding sequence ATTCACGATGCTTCGTGGGGACGGTTCTATTCTTATCTCGCGTACAAGACTGAAAGTGCTGGTACGAAACTTGTAAAAGTCGATCCCCGGAATATGTCACAGATGTGCTCGAACTGTGGAAGCATCGTGAAAAAGACCCTTTCTGAGAGAGTCCACGAATGTCCGTACTGTGGGTTTGTTGCCGATAGAGATTACAATGCTACGGTGAATATTCACCGCGTGGGGATGGAACAGCCCTTTGAGCCTGTGGAAATGCGGAGCATTTCCCGTGCTGTGGAGACGGTACCTCTCCATCACATTTCTGTGATGCAAGTGTTGTCCATGAAGCAGGAAGCCACGCCCAACAGGCGCGTGGTAGTTCACTTGGCCCATAAAATAAAAATAAAAATAGTTGGAAATTCCAGGCAGCTCAATTGA
- a CDS encoding transposase, producing the protein MRGAQARIVTLKDENPSLKGVYSKVLQMVNYTLWSNIAGLSQSKKRGRKIGKLRFKGAFRYRTLNYNQSGFKIDREHSTITFSKIRTIPFTMHRPYIGKVKGVLITRSGDRWYVIVQAEQEVSASKREGRSVGIDVGLNAFAVDSDGAVVENPRFYEHSLDTIKKLQRSIARKKRFSQNWKKAKSRLETVYDHITNQKRDFMHKLSRLYVDTYATICVEDLNIKGLNEKGNSTGAFTMLRGDGSILISRTRLKVLVRNL; encoded by the coding sequence ATGCGAGGAGCGCAGGCGCGGATCGTCACGCTGAAAGATGAGAATCCATCTCTGAAGGGCGTGTACTCCAAAGTACTCCAGATGGTGAACTATACTCTCTGGAGCAACATTGCTGGACTCTCACAGTCGAAGAAGAGAGGACGGAAGATCGGCAAACTCAGGTTCAAGGGTGCATTCCGATACCGAACGCTCAACTACAACCAGTCCGGGTTCAAGATCGACCGTGAACACAGCACGATCACGTTCTCGAAGATCAGAACAATTCCGTTCACGATGCATCGACCGTACATCGGGAAGGTGAAGGGCGTCCTGATCACTCGTTCTGGTGACAGATGGTACGTGATCGTTCAGGCAGAGCAGGAGGTCTCCGCGTCAAAGCGTGAAGGGCGGTCTGTCGGTATCGATGTTGGTCTGAACGCGTTTGCGGTCGATAGCGATGGTGCGGTGGTCGAGAACCCCCGGTTCTATGAGCATTCACTGGATACGATCAAGAAGTTGCAACGGAGCATTGCCCGGAAGAAACGGTTTTCGCAGAACTGGAAGAAGGCAAAGAGCAGACTGGAGACGGTCTATGATCACATCACGAACCAGAAGAGAGATTTTATGCACAAACTCTCCCGCCTGTATGTTGATACCTATGCAACGATCTGCGTCGAAGACCTGAATATCAAAGGTCTGAATGAGAAAGGTAACTCCACAGGAGCATTCACGATGCTTCGTGGGGACGGTTCTATTCTTATCTCGCGTACAAGACTGAAAGTGCTGGTACGAAACTTGTAA
- the codB gene encoding cytosine permease, with protein sequence MGGRSEDSMEDYPQSPVPPHARRGFLPTAVILLGFTFFSATMWGGGAIGVAFPFWPDLIAVILLGNLLLAGYVAALAYVSQKSGLNTALMGRYCFGRIGSRWPDLVLGFTQVGWYAWGTATIAILFTGLLDLGDGWRAPLMLLFGVTFCWTAFIGYRGLEGLSLVSVPLMCVLIVVSLAIATRDGGGVAGVLSIAPTATMGVGEAVTIVVGTFIAGGTQATNWTRFADTPRTAVGAAVLAFLLGNGLMVLVGACGALVYGESDIVQMLGLQGLLAAGVAMLFLNIWTTQDNTIYNVSVVGCDLLRTNRRRLITLGGAGLGTVLALLGMYDWLVPYMTMLGTIIPPLGGIILADFAVVHRGRYPPLEEADLCAVRWTGVVAYVAASAIAIYSPGIPPLNGIVAAFVLYGAGNWIEARRHPSAECR encoded by the coding sequence ATGGGAGGACGCAGCGAAGACAGCATGGAGGACTATCCCCAGTCCCCTGTCCCTCCCCATGCACGCCGGGGTTTCCTCCCCACTGCCGTCATCCTCCTCGGCTTCACCTTCTTCTCGGCGACGATGTGGGGCGGCGGTGCCATCGGCGTCGCCTTCCCCTTCTGGCCCGACCTGATCGCCGTCATCCTGCTCGGCAACCTCCTGCTTGCGGGCTATGTCGCGGCCCTCGCCTATGTCTCCCAGAAGAGCGGGCTGAACACGGCGCTCATGGGCCGCTATTGTTTTGGCAGGATCGGCAGCCGCTGGCCAGACCTGGTCCTCGGGTTCACCCAGGTCGGGTGGTACGCCTGGGGGACGGCGACGATCGCGATCCTGTTCACCGGTCTTCTGGACCTCGGCGATGGGTGGAGGGCGCCGCTCATGCTCCTCTTCGGCGTCACCTTCTGCTGGACGGCGTTCATCGGCTATCGGGGGCTCGAAGGTCTCTCTCTGGTATCGGTCCCCCTGATGTGCGTCCTCATCGTCGTGAGCCTGGCGATCGCCACGCGGGACGGCGGGGGCGTGGCGGGCGTCCTCTCCATCGCACCCACGGCCACCATGGGCGTCGGGGAGGCGGTGACCATCGTGGTCGGGACATTTATCGCGGGGGGGACGCAGGCGACAAACTGGACGCGGTTTGCGGACACGCCGCGCACGGCAGTCGGTGCGGCGGTCCTCGCGTTCCTGCTTGGGAACGGCCTGATGGTCCTTGTCGGTGCCTGCGGCGCCCTCGTCTATGGGGAGAGCGACATCGTCCAGATGCTCGGCCTGCAGGGCCTCCTCGCCGCGGGTGTCGCGATGCTCTTTCTGAACATCTGGACGACGCAGGACAACACCATATACAACGTCTCGGTGGTCGGGTGCGACCTTCTCCGGACGAACAGGCGCAGGCTGATCACGCTCGGCGGGGCGGGCCTGGGCACCGTTCTTGCGCTCCTCGGGATGTACGACTGGCTCGTCCCCTATATGACGATGCTCGGCACAATAATCCCGCCCCTTGGCGGGATCATTCTTGCGGACTTTGCCGTCGTCCACCGCGGCCGGTATCCCCCCCTAGAAGAGGCCGACCTGTGCGCCGTCCGCTGGACCGGAGTCGTCGCCTATGTGGCGGCGTCGGCCATCGCCATATATTCTCCCGGCATCCCGCCGCTCAACGGGATCGTCGCCGCGTTCGTCCTCTACGGGGCAGGGAACTGGATCGAGGCCCGGCGTCATCCGTCGGCAGAGTGTCGGTGA